In a genomic window of Wyeomyia smithii strain HCP4-BCI-WySm-NY-G18 chromosome 1, ASM2978416v1, whole genome shotgun sequence:
- the LOC129718050 gene encoding zinc finger protein 208-like isoform X4 — protein sequence MHLGEWPHKCDICGKTFSTRTRLDYHRATHTREQNFKCEACDKYFTLNEQLKKHQKRQSAGRLYECPKCDEKFENQCTLSKHVLQHRKSPITCEICDIQCTNNFKLKSHMRTHTGERPFRCDICDETFSIKPNLRRHIIVKHTTEKIFKCEFCSKNFHLYSQLSVHLKTHSTERTHECMVCGTRFKYRSKLAQHMHTHSEVRCFTCDVCGASFKLPQGLSNHKKIHTTVVEESNAYKCTICRRRFPTEETLKQHKASHPHMEPQNFGCETCGLVCSTKSNLKCHQKTHTGEKPFICETCGKAFCRSDNLNRHITVHHKEPLEKNFRCELCCEGFRLRIQLLRHLKLHQKERPRKKGPHTAERNFKCEMCGKNFPLNSQLSVHLKTHSTERAHECLVCGKRFSWRSKLAQHMYTHNEGRCFTCDVCGASFKSSENLSKHKKIHITVLEESNIHKCIICRRRFSTEETLKQHEASNPHTEPQQFGCEICGLVCTTKYNLEQHRKIHTGEKPFECGTCGEAFRRGQHLNKHLTVCHEKPLEKNFRCELCGKAFLLRKHLLRHLKLHQEERPHKNGPHTTEKKFECEICGENFPLCTQLSEHLKTHSTERGHECLVCGKRFSWRSKLAHHMYTHSKARCFTCDVCGSSFKLPQGLYKHRKIHTTVLGESNAHKCTICGKRFSTEETMKQHKASHPQFGCETCGVLCTTKFNLECHRKTHTGEKPFKCETCGKAFSRRHYLNTHIIVQHEKPLEKNFRCELCGKDFHLKTYLLSHLKVHQKERPHKNGPHTTEKKFECEICGKNFPLCTQLSEHLKTHGTEPAHECLVCGTRFIWRSKLEQHMYTHSKERCFTCDVCGSSFKLPQGLYKHRKIHTTVLGESNAHKCTICGKRFSTEETMKQHKASHPQFGCETCGLLCTTKFNLECHRKTHTGEKPFKCETCGKAFSRRHYLNTHVTVQHEKPLEKNFRCELCGKNFPLKTYLLSHLKVHQEERPHKCPICEKGFSRSNYLARHVRTHETKARLIISIGLFAGKGSGLNFF from the exons ATGCACCTCGGAGAATGGCCTCACAAATGTGATATATGTGGTAAAACTTTCAGCACCAGAACCAGACTGGATTATCACAGAGCGACCCACACACGGGAACAGAACTTCAAGTGTGAAGCATGTGACAAATATTTTACGCTTAATGAGCAGTTGAAAAAACACCAGAAACGACAGAGCGCGGGCCGCTTGTATGAATGTCCCAAGTGCGATGAAAAGTTTGAAAATCAATGTACGCTCTCGAAACATGTGCTTCAACACAGAAAATCTCCTATAACTTGCGAAATCTGCGATATACAGTGTACCAATAATTTTAAACTGAAAAGCCACATGAGAACTCACACAGGAGAACGACCTTTTCGGTGTGACATATGTGACGAAACTTTCAGCATAAAACCCAATCTTCGGAGGCATATAATAGTTAAGCATACAAcggagaaaatatttaaatgtgaattttgcagtaaaaatttccatTTGTACTCACAGTTGAGCGTACATCTGAAGACACATAGCACAGAACGTACGCACGAGTGTATGGTTTGCGGAACGCGCTTCAAGTATCGCTCCAAGCTAGCCCAGCACATGCACACTCACAGTGAAGTGCGATGTTTCACGTGCGACGTTTGTGGGGCGTCGTTCAAGCTACCACAAGGTCTAagtaatcataaaaaaattcacaCCACCGTTGTGGAAGAATCAAATGCGTACAAGTGCACTATATGCAGGAGACGTTTTCCCACCGAGGAAACACTGAAGCAACATAAAGCATCTCATCCACATATGGAACCACAGAATTTCGGTTGTGAAACCTGCGGCTTAGTGTGTTCTACCAAGTCTAATCTCAAGTGTCATCAGAAAACTCACACCGGCGAGAAACCGTTCATATGTGAAACGTGTGGTAAAGCGTTCTGCAGGAGCGACAATCTTAACAGACATATAACCGTACACCACAAGGAGCCATTGGAGAAGAACTTTCGGTGTGAGCTGTGTTGTGAAGGCTTCCGCTTGAGGATTCAATTGTTGCGCCATCTGAAGTTACATCAGAAGGAACGCCCGCGCAAAAAAGGCCCGCATACAGCGGAGAGAAATTTTAAATGTGAAATGTGTGGCAAAAATTTTCCTTTGAACTCACAGTTGAGTGTACATCTGAAGACACATAGCACAGAACGTGCACACGAGTGTCTGGTTTGTGGAAAACGCTTCAGTTGGCGCTCTAAGCTAGCACAGCATATGTACACTCATAATGAAGGGCGATGTTTTACGTGCGACGTTTGTGGGGCGTCGTTCAAGTCATCAGAAAATTtaagtaaacataaaaaaattcacatcACCGTTTTGGAGGAGTCTAATATTCATAAATGCATTATATGCAGGAGACGTTTTTCCACGGAGGAAACACTGAAGCAACATGAAGCATCTAATCCGCATACGGAACCGCAGCAGTTCGGTTGCGAAATCTGCGGCTTAGTGTGTACTACAAAATATAATCTCGAGCAACATCGGAAAATTCACACCGGCGAGAAACCGTTCGAATGTGGAACGTGTGGCGAAGCGTTCAGGAGAGGCCAACATCTTAACAAACATTTAACCGTATGCCACGAGAAACCATTGGAGAAGAACTTTCGGTGTGAGCTGTGTGGTAAAGCCTTTCTTTTGAGGAAGCATTTGTTGCGCCATCTGAAGTTACATCAGGAGGAACGTCCGCACAAGAACGGCCCGCATACAACGGAGAAAAAATTTGAATGTGAAATATGTGGTGAAAATTTTCCCTTATGTACACAGTTGAGTGAACATCTGAAGACACATAGCACAGAACGTGGCCACGAGTGTCTGGTTTGTGGAAAACGCTTCAGTTGGCGCTCTAAGCTAGCACACCACATGTACACTCATAGTAAAGCGCGATGTTTTACGTGCGACGTTTGTGGGTCGTCTTTCAAGTTACCACAAGGTTTATATAAACATAGAAAAATTCACACCACCGTTTTGGGAGAGTCAAATGCGCACAAGTGCACGATATGTGGAAAACGTTTTTCCACCGAGGAAACAATGAAGCAACACAAAGCATCTCATCCGCAATTCGGTTGCGAAACCTGCGGTGTATTGTGTACCACCAAGTTTAATCTCGAGTGTCATCGGAAAACTCATACCGGCGAGAAACCGTTCAAATGTGAAACGTGTGGTAAAGCGTTCAGCAGGAGACATTATCTTAACACACATATAATCGTACAACACGAGAAGCCATTGGAGAAGAACTTTCGGTGTGAGCTGTGTGGTAAAGACTTTCACTTGAAAACTTATTTGTTAAGCCATCTGAAGGTACATCAGAAGGAACGTCCGCACAAGAACGGCCCGCATACAACGGAGAAAAAATTTGAATGTGAAATATGTGGTAAAAATTTTCCTTTATGTACACAGTTGAGTGAACATCTGAAGACACATGGCACAGAACCTGCGCACGAGTGTCTGGTTTGTGGAACGCGCTTCATATGGCGTTCTAAGCTAGAGCAGCATATGTACACTCATAGTAAAGAGCGATGTTTTACGTGCGACGTTTGTGGGTCGTCATTCAAGTTACCACAAGGTTTATATAAACATAGAAAAATTCACACCACCGTTTTGGGAGAGTCAAATGCGCACAAGTGCACGATATGTGGAAAACGTTTTTCCACCGAGGAAACAATGAAGCAACACAAAGCATCTCATCCGCAATTCGGTTGCGAAACCTGCGGTTTATTGTGTACCACCAAATTTAATCTCGAGTGTCATCGGAAAACTCACACCGGCGAAAAACCGTTCAAATGTGAAACGTGTGGTAAAGCGTTCAGCAGGAGACATTATCTTAACACACATGTAACCGTACAACACGAGAAGCCATTGGAGAAGAACTTTCGGTGTGAGCTGTGTGGTAAAAACTTCCCCTTGAAAACTTATTTGTTAAGCCATCTGAAGGTACATCAGGAGGAACGCCCGCACAAGTGTCCCATTTGCGAGAAAGGCTTTTCACGGAGTAACTATCTCGCGCGACATGTGCGCACTCACGAAACAAAGGCAAGACTAATTATCTCTATTGG CTTATTTGCGGGCAAGGGTTCAGGGTTAAATTTTTTCTAA